The genomic DNA CACGCCCATGCGGTTGGCACGTGCGTCCCTGACAAAGGTCGTTTCTGCAAAAGCGCTGCGCGTCTTTTCGTCGAACATCGCGGTTTGCAGCGAAGCGATAATGCGAATGTCTCCGCCCTCAAAGCGGGTATCGGGGCGAAGTGCCATGCCGGTGCCGGTGCCCTGATCGTCGCCGATAGGCAGCGTGTCACCCGCGTGCAGCGGCCTGCCCAGGCCCGCGCCGACATGAACCGCGCGCGCGCCCATCATGCGCGGCGTGTCGATGCCGCCCCCGACGTGCAAATAACCGTAGGTTCCGCTGCGCGCGCCGCCGATGACCAGAATGCCCCCGGCGGGCAGGTGGTGGGACGCATTCCAGGCGATTGCAGTGCCGTCTATGGAGGCGGCCATGGGCGCGCCCGTGAGTGCAATCCGCAGGGGTCCGGAGGCCTCGAACGTGCCACCTGATCCGGCCATTTCTAACGCGGCGTGATCCGTCGTCTGACCCAGCAGCGCGGCCCCTTCGGCGAGGGCGAGCCTGTCGGCTGCGCCGCCGCGTGCCACGCCCTGCGCGAGGAAGCCCGGTCGCCCTGTATCCTGAACCGTGCAGGCCGGCCCGCAGGAGAGAACCGCGAGCTGTCGCATCATGCCAGCTCCGACTTTTGCGCACCGCCAAGACCTGCGTCCTCATGCGCTTCGATGCGGGTAAATTCGCGCGGCGATACGGCGGGAAAGCACATTTCATCCCCGGGCGATAGCGCGACAGCGGGCGTTCTGTCGGGGATGAATGTACGGAACGCGATTTGACCGATGTGTCGCCATCCGGTGGGGGCGGCATTGGTGAACACGATCAGCTGTCTGATCGCCACGACCAGCGCACCGGGCGGCACCTGTTTGGTCAGGGTCTGTTGGCGCGGAATATTCCAGTGTTGCGGGAGTTGCCCCGTGTAGGGCTGTCCCGGCGCAAATCCGAGCGTCAGCACGCGCACCCGCGCTGTCGAAAGCTCTTCGATGGCCTGTCGGGGCGATACGCCCGCCGCTTCGGCTGCCTGTTCGAGTTGCGGTGCGCGGTCGGTGCCGTAAAGCGTCGGAATTTCCCACAGATGTCGCCCGCGGGGAAGCGGGGCGGTGTACCAATTGCGGGTTGCAATCAGATCGGTCAGCCGTTCGTGCATCGCCGCGGGTCTGGTGGCGGCGAGATCGACAGCGACGAAGGTCGACACCAGCGAGGTCGACGTCTCCGTCACTTCGGGCCAGCCGCTTGTCTCCACCGCGTCACGAAAGGCGAGAGCCGCGCGATTTGCCGGTTCGCTCATGTCGCTGGCGAATTGCACGAGCAGGCCGGAAAGACCCACGCGCGTTATGCGGGGAAAGTCAGTCACCGGTAAGCGCCCAGGAATAGAGACGGGGAAGCAGCATAGGCGTTAGGTACATCGGCAGTTGCCAGCAGGCAACGAAGATCAGAACCGGCGCAATCGTGTCGGCGGGCAGGGCGACCA from Sulfitobacter sp. S190 includes the following:
- a CDS encoding biotin-dependent carboxyltransferase family protein, translating into MMRQLAVLSCGPACTVQDTGRPGFLAQGVARGGAADRLALAEGAALLGQTTDHAALEMAGSGGTFEASGPLRIALTGAPMAASIDGTAIAWNASHHLPAGGILVIGGARSGTYGYLHVGGGIDTPRMMGARAVHVGAGLGRPLHAGDTLPIGDDQGTGTGMALRPDTRFEGGDIRIIASLQTAMFDEKTRSAFAETTFVRDARANRMGVRLDGGRGFFAADQLNILSEIIVPGDIQIAGDGAPYILMADCQTTGGYPRIATVLPCDLDRVAQTPAGAALRLRFVDLDTAADIENRAAAARAALPTQLYPLVRKPDDMRDLLSHEFIGGVVSATADPFEKD
- a CDS encoding allophanate hydrolase subunit 1 yields the protein MTDFPRITRVGLSGLLVQFASDMSEPANRAALAFRDAVETSGWPEVTETSTSLVSTFVAVDLAATRPAAMHERLTDLIATRNWYTAPLPRGRHLWEIPTLYGTDRAPQLEQAAEAAGVSPRQAIEELSTARVRVLTLGFAPGQPYTGQLPQHWNIPRQQTLTKQVPPGALVVAIRQLIVFTNAAPTGWRHIGQIAFRTFIPDRTPAVALSPGDEMCFPAVSPREFTRIEAHEDAGLGGAQKSELA